One part of the Kryptolebias marmoratus isolate JLee-2015 linkage group LG2, ASM164957v2, whole genome shotgun sequence genome encodes these proteins:
- the kcnk6 gene encoding potassium channel subfamily K member 6 — MHSAGKSWLLLSGFVLFYIIYLLFGALVFSSIERPAEDQLRLDMDKLKDAFLNRSCVSAASLELFLSKVLSANKYGVSVLRNSSGTSNWDLASSMFFANTLVTTVGYGHPTPLSDAGKAFSIIYALLGVPFTMLVLTACVQRVMYPLVLAPIGLLQRSGLKPRPATVVHFLLLLVLVVLCFFLAPAAVFREVEVSWTFLDGIYFCFISLCTIGLGDFVPAAQPGQKYRALYQVAVMVYLFMGLMMMYLLLRSFHKMADLHGLTTFLQLPRCEDSVLEEDRETIMDSDPTPPPYLKDKDASKPLGPGSFPSYNSINKS; from the exons ATGCATTCTGCGGGGAAGTCGTGGCTGCTGCTGAGCGGCTTCGTCCTGTTTTACATCATCTACCTGCTGTTCGGAGCGCTGGTGTTCTCCAGCATCGAGCGGCCCGCGGAGGACCAGCTGCGGCTGGACATGGACAAGCTGAAGGACGCCTTCCTGAACCGCAGCTGCGTCAGCGCCGCGTCCCTGGAGCTCTTCCTCAGCAAAGTGCTGTCGGCCAACAAGTACGGCGTGTCCGTCCTCAGGAACTCCTCGGGGACGTCCAACTGGGACCTGGCGTCCTCCATGTTCTTCGCCAACACGCTGGTGACCACCGTGG GTTATGGTCACCCCACTCCTCTGTCTGACGCTGGGAAAGCCTTCTCCATCATCTACGCCCTCCTCGGTGTTCCCTTCACCATGCTGGTGCTGACGGCCTGCGTCCAGCGGGTCATGTACCCCCTGGTCCTCGCCCCCATCGGCCTCCTGCAGCGCTCGGGCCTGAAGCCTCGGCCCGCCACCGTGGtgcacttcctgctgctgctggttctggtggTGCTCTGCTTCTTCTTGGCGCCGGCGGCCGTCTTCAGAGAGGTGGAGGTGTCCTGGACCTTCTTAGACGGCATCTACTTCTGTTTCATCTCCCTGTGCACCATCGGGCTGGGGGACTTTGTTCCTGCAGCTCAGCCGGGTCAGAAGTACAGAGCGCTGTATCAGGTCGCCGTGATGG TCTACCTGTTCATGGGTCTGATGATGATGTACCTCCTGCTGCGCTCCTTCCACAAGATGGCCGACCTGCATGGCCTGACCACCTTCCTGCAGCTGCCGCGCTGCGAGGACTCCGTGCTGGAGGAGGACCGGGAGACCATCATGGATTCTGACCCGACGCCTCCTCCTTACCTGAAAGACAAAGATGCCAGCAAACCCCTGGGCCCGGGATCCTTTCCGTCTTACAACTCCATCAACAAAAGCTGA
- the sertad3 gene encoding SERTA domain-containing protein 3 has product MILKGQKRKLPQDDEEVSDRTGPLWESQRQFVFSVSLNKYQRSQELPEPSLRRSVLIANTLRQISLETCGAPPPDREASQPSCSSPFTPQEAVPVDDVCTGPAFLNYFPHNAGSRSLTSCHASESKAPSEEDDEDWGSMSTDSDLSLSAAISSILTALDSTIDGSSQAAQRTPLRALENLSGPSEGSVVLTKQEIRDYGVNWDQQAGGKVREGSTEATRSSHMDDVIMEDLFQDIDTSQLERDMGVLGLRRNGGGFSAADDLIRCLPPLSQSAASSHPFSFSLNPNLKYLPSFSSFSPLSSSSPLNSAGSASFSGQNQVREGLELEQLMEILVES; this is encoded by the coding sequence ATGATTCTGAAGGGGCAGAAACGTAAACTCCCCCAGGACGATGAGGAGGTCTCAGACCGGACCGGCCCCCTCTGGGAGAGCCAGCGGCAGTTTGTCTTCTCCGTGTCGCTGAACAAGTACCAGCGGAGCCAGGAGCTACCAGAGCCCAGCCTGCGGCGGTCCGTCCTGATAGCTAACACCCTGCGACAGATCAGCCTGGAAACGTGCGGGGCGCCCCCTCCGGACAGGGAGGCGTCGCAGCCTTCGTGCAGCTCTCCGTTTACGCCGCAGGAGGCGGTGCCGGTTGATGATGTCTGCACGGGtcctgcttttttaaattactttccGCATAACGCTGGAAGCAGATCTTTAACCAGCTGCCACGCGAGTGAATCAAAAGCCCCATCAGAAGAGGACGATGAGGACTGGGGATCCATGTCCACGGATTCTGATTTGTCCCTTTCGGCTGCAATTTCATCCATTCTGACTGCACTGGACTCTACTATCGATGGCAGCTCTCAGGCAGCTCAGCGGACACCTCTCAGGGCCTTGGAGAACCTGTCGGGGCCATCTGAAGGAAGCGTAGTGTtgacaaaacaggaaatcagaGATTACGGCGTTAATTGGGATCAGCAAGCAGGGGGCAAGGTGCGGGAGGGCAGCACTGAGGCGACGAGGAGCAGCCACATGGACGATGTCATAATGGAGGATCTGTTCCAGGATATAGACACGTCCCAGCTGGAGCGGGACATGGGGGTGCTCGGGCTCCGGAGGAACGGAGGCGGATTCTCGGCTGCGGATGATCTCATTCGCTGCCTTCCGCCTCTGTCTCAATCCGCCGCCTCCTCACACCCGTTTTCCTTTTCGCTCAACCCCAATCTGAAGTACCTGCCTTCGTTCTCCTCCTTCAGTCCTCTGTCTTCCTCCTCGCCGCTGAATTCAGCAGGATCTGCTTCTTTCTCTGGTCAGAATCAAGTCAGGGAAGGACTTGAGTTGGAACAGCTGATGGAGATCTTAGTGGAGTCCTGA